Genomic segment of Danaus plexippus chromosome 5, MEX_DaPlex, whole genome shotgun sequence:
aattcattgtgttttatatattttatttatttatttatcattaatctaaaatatattgatgttaAATTGAGATAGTTATCTAGTGTCAGTATGtatgcttatatattttttacatagtgatatattaaatttttcttatacttAAAGGCCCTTCCTAGTGGAGTATCACACTTAAAATTAGCTTAATGACCTTGTATGAGGCCttctaaactttattaaaatcctaAAACATTAAGtgtagtttataatattataatttataaatatgaagaatgaaaataaattccaCTGCCATAGAAACATAATGTATGCAGTAATCATGACTACTTATTATAATGCCATAGTGTAtgctttaatttttcattttaaccgCTCaactgaattaataaattgtccACGGTCATCACCAGAATCAgaaatctatgtatatatcataCGTGTCATTTCTTATGAATAGCAGAGCCATCTGTCGGTAGAGATAAGGAATGATTTATACCGTTGTCATTATATAGGAATGGTAATCTTTCAATGGTTTTATAACTTGGTACGGTACGTATCATATTGCAGCCGTATAATATATTGCAACATTGCGATAGGTCAGTGGTTAACCGCCGTACGTAAGACAGATTCTTGAAAATCAAATGCCTTAAACAACCGGTCCCTTCAGAGAGCAGTATATgcatttaatatcattttaatttatcctaACATGACATcagtttatatattcttttaagtattttatgtattttttttatttatttaatgacatataacatatttcttttcagTTGTGTACTAAtacataatttgtttatatggaTAATTTTCATGGTGTATTGCAGAGTAATCCGCAGGGCGAGATGTTTGCGAGCATATCGAGCTCACTATTGGAAAAGTTTCAATACGACAATTCTATGAGCGGAAGTAGTTTGCAGGTTCGCGCCGCTTTTCTCAATGCCGTGCTATTTTGATTGCCTAATGAGCTACATTACATCATTTAATACACGATCTAGTTCCGTTTCATTAACCACGCCATCTAGCGACTGCTTTCTAAACCTGAAGCACTACTTTCAATTTCATCTAACAGATGTCGCTtgcaaattttttgtttcaatttcaattcaatttcatcgaattttatttcattgaaattactTTCATTACCCTTTTTTAGATACACATATACGTTGGtgtgacatttattatttattgtttacgtTATTCGATACGCTGTAGTCATTACCAAAACATTATGGGTTATAACAGAATGATTGTGATACGAGTCATCGGAATAGTTGGAAAGTCCAAAGTACTTGGCACGAATTCACAACGTTGCTTCCTATACCCCATAGTACGTCGATCCCACGGGATGCGAGTAGCGTGTAGACAAAATAGGAGCGCGGtctatgtgtgcgtgcgtttGCGATGAATTGCGTCAATCGTTTCAAACACAATATTCATTCCCCTCATACTCATACCCTTATCATGCATGTGTGAGTGTGCTATATCTGTTTTATGTTAGTGTGCGTCCGACATACTGTGACCATGTGTGCGTCGCCAATGAAGTCAATCTAATAATCACATATTCTCAAACTGTTCACGagcagttaaaaataaaaatcaaacctaaataactttttatttggtGTACCGTACATTAAACagtcttaaataataacaatatttaccgCATTACGTATCTCgtattattagattttattacatcCACTACCGCATTAAAAGTCATTTGCGTTACATCGCCGGTACAGATAGGTCGTGTAAAAGTCATtcacaattttaatagtttacaaAGTTTGGGAAACGCAGACGGTggctaatattaaatttaatatccccGGCCCCAGTAGCGCCCAGGGTTTTCGGGAGTGTTGTGCTCTTGTGTTGCGATGAAGTCAATAACATGTTATTCTacgaataaagaaaaattacacattttacaAGACTTGGTTAATAATTGTGTGTGCGTCAGATAGGAATTgtgtataaagttttataattaaagtggaccgaattataattaaatataaactaccGCCCAAGTGGTGACAAATGGTTTAGTGTCCaatgttcatatattaaataaataaaagtgtcgGAATAAAAAATGGGGGTGACGGAATACGATTGGGATACTTGCAATGGCTACTATTCAGTAAGTAGACGATAGTTTTaagaaactatttaaaattaattacgaaaTCCGAAGAACGTTCGAGCTTAAACTATTtagataataaagaaatatgctttccaattataacataatattatttctactgTATGCACTAAacgtatagttttattatcaattattgtTTATCAGTGTGTTTGTCGAGTTCGatacattaatatgtaaatatcgGTAATCGACTTCgccaatatatttgtatttcaagtTATAAAAGATATCGTTGTAATGAGTTGTTTGAATTGTGACCTCATTTGTAGCAGGAAAGGAATTAAATGAGTGATAACGCTCGCTCCAGTCATACTCCTGTTATGTTTCataatgttaaatacattataatatataaattgaaactgCCAGTTTAGAAATCAttttcgaataaaatatatgaaacttaaATCATAATCTATCTCGATCACTTCAGCAACGGTTGCCGAAGATACAAATCCGATACACGTAATATAGGTCCAAcgaatcatataaaatgttagatcatgaaatatatatatatatatataggaaattGTACTAAAAACGTGTAGTTCTTGCAGTaggtaacaaataaatgttcGGTTGAAACATTGCCACCGCCTAAAATACACTTGCacgttaaaattgtttatgttCAAACCTCGCTTGCGTTTTGAAATCTTCCTGTGATGTAAACGTTAAACCGAATACAAGAATTCGAATTACTTTGGATAAACAATTGTAActtgaaaaaatttatgtccAAACATCCAATATGGTGTAGATGACGTATATTTTATCCAACCAGGGCGAAGAGTCCGTCGGTTCCATCAATACGATGTCTATATGCAAGTCGGAGCTGTTATTTTCACCGGTGAAGGAAGGTGCCCACGGAGTCCACTTCAGCGTGGATAGTCTAGACTGTGAACTGCCCACAGAACAAGATCTCATACTCACATGCCAGGCTAATAAAGATAACTATACCATCGCCTTCGAGGGCAGTCTCACCATTTACTCTGAAGACAGTGAGTGTGCCGAACCCGCCGTCAATCAAAAACATggtataaaattctataaacgCCTCAAACTGTTTGCTGATGACACAATGTTTGCTAGTGATTCATTATGTCTAACGAACGATACACATCCACTTCATCATGTTAATCGTGTTTCAGACAAACTGGTTAAGGAGGAATTAGTTATAGGTTTAAATAGTGATGAAAGAACGCGCAGGAATTTAGAATTATTAGAGagatgtaaaaatttaaccaATAAGCTATCAACATCTATGGCTAGAAGCGATTTAGGATTAACAACGTGGAGTAAACTTAAGAAACAAACCAATCAGTCGCCTTTACAGaggtacatataaatatttacactatATGGTAAACATTCTATTATAAGACTTCCCTAAGATACCTTAATTAATGTGAATTACTTGTAGACATCCATCGGGAAACAACAACGAAGACTCCCACGACTCCACCCAAGCCACTAATGATATGAATAATTCGGTTATAAAAAGTCAAAGCTTACCAAACTTGTATAGAAGGAAACTAATGAGTAGTTCTATTAACTCCGCGGCATTAAGCAATTCAACCGTACGTATCTGAATGTgctaataagtaattattaaagcaATGTTCTTCTGCCCGTAACTACTtaacactttattttttaggTCGACTCCTTCTCAGCCAACCAGAGGTTAATTGGAACTTCAACATGTATGAAAGTATACGACGTCTCACAAAATCGTCAATCACATACAAGTCAACATTCAGAACCTATGAGTACATCGTCTACTGAAAACCAGTCCTCAACGGATAAGAGTCAAACGAAACAACAGTCCTTCAACTTGGTTAAactatttatgaaacaaaagagCATCAGCAACGATGGTATTGTTGGTATGGATCAAATGGATAGGTCAGAGTGTTGGCCATCTAGCTCGGGAGGGGAGAGCGGGGAGTCTATGGGGGAACAGAGACTCTTAAAGACAACGATCTCCGAAAGACCCCAAGTGGAACTGCCCGCTGAGGCCCTTGAAGATGATACAGCATCAGTTGTATACGATGAAATTAGACCAACGAATCCATTTAATAGAGTGTACGACGAAGTACTTATTGAAGAAGAAGAGAATGAAGGTTCTAAGTCGAGTGATAATGAAGCAAATCTTTACGCTATAGTCAATAAACCACTCAGGAAGAGAACAAACTTAAACGTTATGAACAGTCCGAAACACAGACCGGCCAGAAAGTCGTGTTCATCTCAATCATCAGCTACCAGTGTTAGTTTATCAAGTTGCTCTGAGTCAGATGGAACACAAATCACgaaaatgaacaaaataaaagaaaaggaGTCCTTTGACTCCAAAGCAACATCCACACATCTAGATACTGAAACCATAGATAAAGGCATGCAGACGTCCAGCATGCAAGTTTCGACTGCCTCTCATGATcgggaaatatttaaagtggtCGAGGCTTCATTTCTAGAAAAATTAAAGGAGGGTGATTGTGAGAAACCAGTCTTTGTACTGTATCCTAATTACACCCTGCCTGATATAAGCTTTCTAAATGGTAGACCAAATATATACTTGAATCCTGTTAAAGTCAATGTTTCGCCGAAATCAGATAAAAAGGGTAGAATGCAAGCCAAAGGCAAACGCCCCTTTTCATGCAACGATGTGGAAATGCTTAAGAAAAAAGGTTTGGGACATATAAGGGACTGGGACTCTCTAAACTTCCTTTTACCGATGGAATGTAGACAGCTGCTCTCAGAAGTTCCAGAATTAATGCAACATATGAaagagaaagaaaatgtaactAAATGTGATAGATTTTGTAATGCATCGCTCGCTAGGCAAAAGAATCGACCTACGAGTTGCGATTGCAACAATCTGACTGGCAATACAGCTGTCTCGTCCAGTTCAAGCACGGCGACTCAGCCTTCATCTGGATATCGAGGATCTTCAACCATATTAACCGATTCTTCGGCTCAAAACAGCCCCGCACCCACTGGAAACTTCAATCCTCTATTCGTGTATCGATACGACAGTGCTACGAGCTCAGAAGCTAGCTGTGCAAATAACGAAGGCCAAAGAATGAACAAAAGACAGTTATCGCTAGCAGATCAAACTAGAATTTTGAAACAAGGAGAACTCGTCCCTCCCAGGCCGCCTCTaccaaaaagtattttacgtAAATCCATGGATAAAACTCGCAAAACCAGTGCCCATACGAAACGTTACAGTATGTTCGAATTAGATGAATTCATACAAGACCCAGTGGTATGCGCCCAAGCAGGCTTAGAACAGAAAAGTAAAAGAAGATCACTACAAGAACCATATTATCTTCAAAATCAACCTACTTTAGACTACAGAAAGAACAATGACTTAGCCGCTAAGAGATTGTCCCAACAATTTTTGGACGCCGCAGACAAAGATGCCGATTACAACGAGTACTACCAAGATGAAGGGGTTGGAACTGAAAGCAGTTTGGAATCTGGAAAATCCAATGAACTCAAGTTTCATCGCCCTCATACGCCGCCAATGCCAAAACCTAGAACAAAGAAAATCGAATACATAGATTTCCCTCCACCCGGAGCACTCATCAGCAGTGCGGACCTACAGCAGTTGGAAGACTTTCTGAAATTAAGTGGCATTAACTGTCAAAACATGGACGAGTGGGACCAAAATCAAGTTCAAAAGGTAAGAAGTCAGGTTACCAAGTTCCTACAAATGAAACGTTCCCAGGAGGAGAATCAAAGGTCTACAGACTCCAGTACGAGTAGTTGTAACAGCAAGAAATCTGTTAGTTTCGCTCAAAAGCAGGATGGTAAAGAGATTCAAACACAAACAAAGGCTGTCGAGGAACATAAAGTATCGACACTAGCCACGCCACCCAACTCTCCAAACGTATCAGCTATGGTAGCTCAAAGGCACTATCAGGTAACTTAATAGTAGAACTACTTTTCACCATTTGCCCGTTAGTGCCTTGTAAGTATTTTtggttcttttttattttattataggtaaATTCATAATCAccctttcattttattttgtgaatgtTTATTTGGTTCGCTTTTCGTTAGCTTCCTCGAAGTATCATTATAACACGTTCAAAGTTGACCCAAGTCTGGaccagttttattatttgtagggCAAAAACTTGGCTGAAATACCTATCTGCGAAGAGGGCGAAGTTAGTCCCGATGAATTCCTCAGCCCAACTCATCACGAGACCCGTCTGAAGTATGACATCATCGACGTGTCACAGAAACGAGGTCACTataactaaaacattttaatgattttaatatacaaataaaaatataatattcattttatattttcatacagcTTTAGTGTCAAACGTAACCGACGCTGTCGAGATGTTGATCCAGCACTTCTCATCGGCGATGGACCAAGCGGAGTTAGCGTATTTAGGAGATTCAAAACAGTCTCCCGCCTGTGCTAAAATAGCATTAAACGCGTTGTGTCCAGCCCTGTACGCCATATTCCGAGACGGTCTGAAAGAAAATATCGAGACCTCGTTTGGCGCCGTTAATAACTCCGTTTGGCAAATGGTTGAAGCCACTGCGAGACAAGGCATGTTATGaaacgtaaaattattaattaatgttgatTAAAAGTCTTtactaatacattttaattatagggCCCATAACGAAGTCATTAAATGAACTGGTTTTGAGAATAAACAGCGAAGATGCAGTAACCGAGGGTCTTGTGAAGTTCAACGCCTTTATACTAGGATTATTAAAGTAAgtacattttcataaacacGAACAGGATAGAACCTGAATCCTTCGCCACAAGCGTTTTAGCCAATTTAAGATTTAAGCTATCGTGACCTGACTCTTGTGGgtaatttattagtatatatgaTAGTTCTTTAGTACTAATAAGTCTTTTATTTCAGTGCACAGTCAGTCGACGCTTGGGTATCGTACGTCCGAACGAGAGAATCAATTTTGGCAAAACACTACGATCAAGATTCTCTGATACTAGCGGGTTGTATTGGAGAGCCGCGCTGTAGGGCCTTACTGGACACACTCCTCGCCAGCCTCGAGCCGCTCAAACTGTTGCCGTTCTCCCTTGACCTAATGTTCGAGATGAGGGAACTTCATAGGAGCTTTAAAAAGATTGAAAGCGACATGCGAGCCGCCAGTCGGGTGAGTTATCACAACTGTCATATCAAATATCCCTGCATACTCACCATTAGCATACTATCAGCTGACATCGctttatttgcattttacCGCATGTGCTTCCGGAACACGAGTCACTGCGATATTCGTGCACAGCTTCcataaaatgcaaataaagtTCGGCAGTTCTAGGacattacatatttacatCCTAACATTGTGATGCATgacataactttatatttaacagcCAACCTCGTTTAACACACCGCAACTAACAACCAATCAGAGAAATCTGCTCAAGTTAGTGCGTTCGATGCAATCCAGTATTGTGTCCAGCGACGAATGTCAGGCTAGCGTCATCATGAGACAGAAGGAGCCCAAGAACAAGGAACCGTCCACCCCGGACCTGCTGAACGATTCGGCTAACGTCAAAACTACCCTCGATAAGAATAGACCGAGGTCGTGCGTCAACCCCACGCCCGTAGGCTACGACATGTGTCCAAACAACAGTAGGATAGACTTGGAGAACAACAGGAGGTGGTCCGGGGTTCAGTTGGGATCCAAACTGATGCAGGCCTTCGACAGGCTGGTGTTCGACGATAGCGATGATTACACAGACAGTCTAGAACATAAGACCTGCGCTAAAACGACCGACGCCAAGGTAACTTGGACGGGATATGTCATGTGTGTGGACCCTGCTTTGTTTGGTAGACGTTTCGTCCTTCACAATGTACGCTTGGCGCTTAGATgttttgtgttaattttttttgcgtcTAGTTTTACTCGGTTCATGTCCACTGTCACTGGACCGCTAGCTTATGTAATGACACCAGGAAGTATCCGTGACGCGGCACTCGGCTTAGCACCAGTTGCGGTTTATGTCCTCGTATGTCCCACCACCGGTCAATAAGTAATATCATGCATGACTTGTTCTTACATTGTTTCACAATAACCTTTGTTTGATGtttaaatacacatttatGAACAGCTTTACCTCATACTATAGAATTTTGGATTcgtattttgaattatacaatatttttaatagcatttttttttttgacatgtTATTAGAGATTTaaaggtatatttaataagttgggttataaatgtaatgattGAATCCCAGCTGGATACGAGCGGGGAAGAACAATGGCGGCCCCCTTCAGCCAGCAGTAGCGCCAGTGGTCAAGGATCTGGCGGCAAGTTCCGGAGACTTCAGCTCAAGTGGGAAATGCTCAGTAACGCTGAAAGCCCCGGGACGCCATCTGGTGAGTGTACCACAACATACGACGATTCCACTTTATAGTAAAAACtttgaatgaatattttgaaaatggaaCTCAATAAGCAGAATTACAAAAGAgttcttatttaaaagatttttttactttgatatGATAACGCATTCGTCATCtaactatatatttagaagTACATACAGTTAATACTATTAAGATGCCAGAGTTTTCATTATCGGAATAATtctaaatctttattaatccGGACACGTGATTCTAAATTTGGATCgcaatttcatatttactacCAAAGTATGTTTCCGTGTAGCTCCTAGCATACTGATGGTGTTTGTTATGAGACAATAAGCGACACTCACTAATATGGGCAACACAAAATGATGGCTTCCGATATATTACCGCTACATCACACCTTTATGTGGctaaaatatttcgtataattttttttgtattacataaattaag
This window contains:
- the LOC116768928 gene encoding uncharacterized protein LOC116768928 isoform X3 is translated as MRIKTYSDFRPNGPPPRLGLKAASPGVDEDCNSNTSLAGSTHSAHDDLDAHCDNSGYLWLLDYNPMFRDGSCHHISVLSSVSASYKGISDLTSRFEFTSRYKDIARDLDANLAEADMESFKTEDIHALLMTDLPRDVIDDVTHDSNPQGEMFASISSSLLEKFQYDNSMSGSSLQGEESVGSINTMSICKSELLFSPVKEGAHGVHFSVDSLDCELPTEQDLILTCQANKDNYTIAFEGSLTIYSEDSECAEPAVNQKHDKLVKEELVIGLNSDERTRRNLELLERCKNLTNKLSTSMARSDLGLTTWSKLKKQTNQSPLQRHPSGNNNEDSHDSTQATNDMNNSVIKSQSLPNLYRRKLMSSSINSAALSNSTVDSFSANQRLIGTSTCMKVYDVSQNRQSHTSQHSEPMSTSSTENQSSTDKSQTKQQSFNLVKLFMKQKSISNDGIVGMDQMDRSECWPSSSGGESGESMGEQRLLKTTISERPQVELPAEALEDDTASVVYDEIRPTNPFNRVYDEVLIEEEENEGSKSSDNEANLYAIVNKPLRKRTNLNVMNSPKHRPARKSCSSQSSATSVSLSSCSESDGTQITKMNKIKEKESFDSKATSTHLDTETIDKGMQTSSMQVSTASHDREIFKVVEASFLEKLKEGDCEKPVFVLYPNYTLPDISFLNGRPNIYLNPVKVNVSPKSDKKGRMQAKGKRPFSCNDVEMLKKKGLGHIRDWDSLNFLLPMECRQLLSEVPELMQHMKEKENVTKCDRFCNASLARQKNRPTSCDCNNLTGNTAVSSSSSTATQPSSGYRGSSTILTDSSAQNSPAPTGNFNPLFVYRYDSATSSEASCANNEGQRMNKRQLSLADQTRILKQGELVPPRPPLPKSILRKSMDKTRKTSAHTKRYSMFELDEFIQDPVVCAQAGLEQKSKRRSLQEPYYLQNQPTLDYRKNNDLAAKRLSQQFLDAADKDADYNEYYQDEGVGTESSLESGKSNELKFHRPHTPPMPKPRTKKIEYIDFPPPGALISSADLQQLEDFLKLSGINCQNMDEWDQNQVQKVRSQVTKFLQMKRSQEENQRSTDSSTSSCNSKKSVSFAQKQDGKEIQTQTKAVEEHKVSTLATPPNSPNVSAMVAQRHYQGKNLAEIPICEEGEVSPDEFLSPTHHETRLKYDIIDVSQKRALVSNVTDAVEMLIQHFSSAMDQAELAYLGDSKQSPACAKIALNALCPALYAIFRDGLKENIETSFGAVNNSVWQMVEATARQGPITKSLNELVLRINSEDAVTEGLVKFNAFILGLLNAQSVDAWVSYVRTRESILAKHYDQDSLILAGCIGEPRCRALLDTLLASLEPLKLLPFSLDLMFEMRELHRSFKKIESDMRAASRPTSFNTPQLTTNQRNLLKLVRSMQSSIVSSDECQASVIMRQKEPKNKEPSTPDLLNDSANVKTTLDKNRPRSCVNPTPVGYDMCPNNSRIDLENNRRWSGVQLGSKLMQAFDRLVFDDSDDYTDSLEHKTCAKTTDAKLDTSGEEQWRPPSASSSASGQGSGGKFRRLQLKWEMLSNAESPGTPSGETSPAAARGSKIPRPVSSPVRPQAPPIQSPAKNTQHRGIPVAVRKGSSPTTAAPRAANTRNKKPPQPANRVIPEKAAGRPEIRKNVAVKNTIGAKNTLASRVDGITTGSPRPSSLPYGRAAPPPAPRRAASSSATRATHIKHKYVRTLWHRLPSDSGHLAFNEGERLRLILEVDAQYLLCCRGEQKGLVPRDAVLEDF
- the LOC116768928 gene encoding uncharacterized protein LOC116768928 isoform X7, which encodes MIGLVLCVFAKIIELAICVYSREIKGDTEYLHRKMRRRKGPPPRLGLKAASPGVDEDCNSNTSLAGSTHSAHDDLDAHCDNSGYLWLLDYNPMFRDGSCHHISVLSSVSASYKGISDLTSRFEFTSRYKDIARDLDANLAEADMESFKTEDIHALLMTDLPRDVIDDVTHDSNPQGEMFASISSSLLEKFQYDNSMSGSSLQGEESVGSINTMSICKSELLFSPVKEGAHGVHFSVDSLDCELPTEQDLILTCQANKDNYTIAFEGSLTIYSEDSECAEPAVNQKHDKLVKEELVIGLNSDERTRRNLELLERCKNLTNKLSTSMARSDLGLTTWSKLKKQTNQSPLQRHPSGNNNEDSHDSTQATNDMNNSVIKSQSLPNLYRRKLMSSSINSAALSNSTVDSFSANQRLIGTSTCMKVYDVSQNRQSHTSQHSEPMSTSSTENQSSTDKSQTKQQSFNLVKLFMKQKSISNDGIVGMDQMDRSECWPSSSGGESGESMGEQRLLKTTISERPQVELPAEALEDDTASVVYDEIRPTNPFNRVYDEVLIEEEENEGSKSSDNEANLYAIVNKPLRKRTNLNVMNSPKHRPARKSCSSQSSATSVSLSSCSESDGTQITKMNKIKEKESFDSKATSTHLDTETIDKGMQTSSMQVSTASHDREIFKVVEASFLEKLKEGDCEKPVFVLYPNYTLPDISFLNGRPNIYLNPVKVNVSPKSDKKGRMQAKGKRPFSCNDVEMLKKKGLGHIRDWDSLNFLLPMECRQLLSEVPELMQHMKEKENVTKCDRFCNASLARQKNRPTSCDCNNLTGNTAVSSSSSTATQPSSGYRGSSTILTDSSAQNSPAPTGNFNPLFVYRYDSATSSEASCANNEGQRMNKRQLSLADQTRILKQGELVPPRPPLPKSILRKSMDKTRKTSAHTKRYSMFELDEFIQDPVVCAQAGLEQKSKRRSLQEPYYLQNQPTLDYRKNNDLAAKRLSQQFLDAADKDADYNEYYQDEGVGTESSLESGKSNELKFHRPHTPPMPKPRTKKIEYIDFPPPGALISSADLQQLEDFLKLSGINCQNMDEWDQNQVQKGKNLAEIPICEEGEVSPDEFLSPTHHETRLKYDIIDVSQKRALVSNVTDAVEMLIQHFSSAMDQAELAYLGDSKQSPACAKIALNALCPALYAIFRDGLKENIETSFGAVNNSVWQMVEATARQGPITKSLNELVLRINSEDAVTEGLVKFNAFILGLLNAQSVDAWVSYVRTRESILAKHYDQDSLILAGCIGEPRCRALLDTLLASLEPLKLLPFSLDLMFEMRELHRSFKKIESDMRAASRPTSFNTPQLTTNQRNLLKLVRSMQSSIVSSDECQASVIMRQKEPKNKEPSTPDLLNDSANVKTTLDKNRPRSCVNPTPVGYDMCPNNSRIDLENNRRWSGVQLGSKLMQAFDRLVFDDSDDYTDSLEHKTCAKTTDAKLDTSGEEQWRPPSASSSASGQGSGGKFRRLQLKWEMLSNAESPGTPSGETSPAAARGSKIPRPVSSPVRPQAPPIQSPAKNTQHRGIPVAVRKGSSPTTAAPRAANTRNKKPPQPANRVIPEKAAGRPEIRKNVAVKNTIGAKNTLASRVDGITTGSPRPSSLPYGRAAPPPAPRRAASSSATRATHIKHKYVRTLWHRLPSDSGHLAFNEGERLRLILEVDAQYLLCCRGEQKGLVPRDAVLEDF
- the LOC116768928 gene encoding uncharacterized protein LOC116768928 isoform X1 — protein: MIGLVLCVFAKIIELAICVYSREIKGDTEYLHRKMRRRKGPPPRLGLKAASPGVDEDCNSNTSLAGSTHSAHDDLDAHCDNSGYLWLLDYNPMFRDGSCHHISVLSSVSASYKGISDLTSRFEFTSRYKDIARDLDANLAEADMESFKTEDIHALLMTDLPRDVIDDVTHDSNPQGEMFASISSSLLEKFQYDNSMSGSSLQGEESVGSINTMSICKSELLFSPVKEGAHGVHFSVDSLDCELPTEQDLILTCQANKDNYTIAFEGSLTIYSEDSECAEPAVNQKHDKLVKEELVIGLNSDERTRRNLELLERCKNLTNKLSTSMARSDLGLTTWSKLKKQTNQSPLQRHPSGNNNEDSHDSTQATNDMNNSVIKSQSLPNLYRRKLMSSSINSAALSNSTVDSFSANQRLIGTSTCMKVYDVSQNRQSHTSQHSEPMSTSSTENQSSTDKSQTKQQSFNLVKLFMKQKSISNDGIVGMDQMDRSECWPSSSGGESGESMGEQRLLKTTISERPQVELPAEALEDDTASVVYDEIRPTNPFNRVYDEVLIEEEENEGSKSSDNEANLYAIVNKPLRKRTNLNVMNSPKHRPARKSCSSQSSATSVSLSSCSESDGTQITKMNKIKEKESFDSKATSTHLDTETIDKGMQTSSMQVSTASHDREIFKVVEASFLEKLKEGDCEKPVFVLYPNYTLPDISFLNGRPNIYLNPVKVNVSPKSDKKGRMQAKGKRPFSCNDVEMLKKKGLGHIRDWDSLNFLLPMECRQLLSEVPELMQHMKEKENVTKCDRFCNASLARQKNRPTSCDCNNLTGNTAVSSSSSTATQPSSGYRGSSTILTDSSAQNSPAPTGNFNPLFVYRYDSATSSEASCANNEGQRMNKRQLSLADQTRILKQGELVPPRPPLPKSILRKSMDKTRKTSAHTKRYSMFELDEFIQDPVVCAQAGLEQKSKRRSLQEPYYLQNQPTLDYRKNNDLAAKRLSQQFLDAADKDADYNEYYQDEGVGTESSLESGKSNELKFHRPHTPPMPKPRTKKIEYIDFPPPGALISSADLQQLEDFLKLSGINCQNMDEWDQNQVQKVRSQVTKFLQMKRSQEENQRSTDSSTSSCNSKKSVSFAQKQDGKEIQTQTKAVEEHKVSTLATPPNSPNVSAMVAQRHYQGKNLAEIPICEEGEVSPDEFLSPTHHETRLKYDIIDVSQKRALVSNVTDAVEMLIQHFSSAMDQAELAYLGDSKQSPACAKIALNALCPALYAIFRDGLKENIETSFGAVNNSVWQMVEATARQGPITKSLNELVLRINSEDAVTEGLVKFNAFILGLLNAQSVDAWVSYVRTRESILAKHYDQDSLILAGCIGEPRCRALLDTLLASLEPLKLLPFSLDLMFEMRELHRSFKKIESDMRAASRPTSFNTPQLTTNQRNLLKLVRSMQSSIVSSDECQASVIMRQKEPKNKEPSTPDLLNDSANVKTTLDKNRPRSCVNPTPVGYDMCPNNSRIDLENNRRWSGVQLGSKLMQAFDRLVFDDSDDYTDSLEHKTCAKTTDAKLDTSGEEQWRPPSASSSASGQGSGGKFRRLQLKWEMLSNAESPGTPSGETSPAAARGSKIPRPVSSPVRPQAPPIQSPAKNTQHRGIPVAVRKGSSPTTAAPRAANTRNKKPPQPANRVIPEKAAGRPEIRKNVAVKNTIGAKNTLASRVDGITTGSPRPSSLPYGRAAPPPAPRRAASSSATRATHIKHKYVRTLWHRLPSDSGHLAFNEGERLRLILEVDAQYLLCCRGEQKGLVPRDAVLEDF